The window GCCTGATCCTCGCCCGCGGGGCTCTCGCCGTTTGGAATAGATTCCGTCGATGCGAGGTCGACCGGTGGAAGTTCGACGTCGCTTGGCAGGGAGGGACTGTGCGGTTTCAGCGGGCTACTTGGTTTCTGATTCACTTGGATCCATCGATCGGGCAACTCGGTCCATCAATTCCTCGATGAAGCGTTCTCGTTCTTCGGGGGAAAGAATGTGATCGCGTTTGGCGGTGCGAACAATCACCCTTTTCAGTGACATCGCCGGGCCGCTGATCCAAGTCGATGACGGAATCGCTTCGGTGATGTCGGCGTAAGCGACTTGGTAACAGATCAATCCACAGCGAATCGATAGA of the Rhodopirellula bahusiensis genome contains:
- a CDS encoding PH domain-containing protein produces the protein MRNTAPLVYPSAVDRWLLVLLLAPIFMAIAFAAYLLNEGRADEAGTMILMAAAIAAVTGVFTIPCRYTLLDDALSIRCGLICYQVAYADITEAIPSSTWISGPAMSLKRVIVRTAKRDHILSPEERERFIEELMDRVARSMDPSESETK